In Tripterygium wilfordii isolate XIE 37 chromosome 15, ASM1340144v1, whole genome shotgun sequence, one DNA window encodes the following:
- the LOC120015918 gene encoding ABC transporter G family member 25, whose translation MSSSDVVAMDGPDRSKDSPRDSRDLPSFMSSCYPITLKFMDVCYRTKIENKSKWNFNLSHVVGKSSSDQRSTTAIQERTILNGITGMASPGEILAVLGPSGSGKSTLLNAISGRLTGHGVTGKILANNRKMTRPIMKRTGFVAQDDVLYPHLTVRETLIFCSLLRLPKTLSKKEKVLVAESVIAELGLGKCENTIIGNTFLRGVSGGERKRVNIAHEMLINPSLLILDEPTSGLDSTAAYRLVLTLGSLAQKGKTIVTSMHQPSSRVYQMFDSVLVLSEGRCLYIGKGSEAMNYFESVGFSPCFPMNPADFLLDLANGICQLGSSQRDKSNVKQSLIDSYNTMLAPKIKTECLMESATDATRNIDFIGSKQHRNNSSDRISISIWFNQFSILFQRSLKERKHESFNILRVFQVITAAILAGLMWWHSDFRDIQDRLGLLFFLSIFWGVFPSSNSAFVFPQERAIFMKERASSMYTLSSYFMARIIGDLPMELILPTIFLTAAYWMTGLKPELNAFLLTLSVLLGYVLVSQGLGLALGAVIMDAKQASTIVTVTMLAFVLTGGFYVHKVPSCLAWIKYVSSTFYSYRLLIYAQYGDGERISSTLGCSDRGSFTASCKFIEQDVGGQISPLLNAGALMFMFVGYRLLAYLALRRI comes from the exons ATGTCAAGCTCTGATGTTGTAGCAATGGACGGCCCAGATCGATCCAAAGACTCTCCTCGCGATTCTCGTGACCTTCCTTCTTTCATGTCCTCTTGTTATCCGATTACACTCAAG TTCATGGACGTGTGTTACCGAACAAAGATTGAGAACAAAAGCAAATGGAATTTCAATTTAAGTCATGTAGTTGGCAAATCATCGTCCGATCAAAGATCAACGACCGCGATCCAAGAACGGACGATCCTTAACGGGATAACCGGCATGGCATCCCCAGGCGAAATCCTGGCCGTTCTTGGTCCGTCCGGAAGTGGAAAATCAACGCTGCTAAACGCAATTTCCGGCAGACTCACTGGTCACGGAGTCACCGGAAAAATCCTCGCGAATAACCGGAAAATGACTAGACCAATCATGAAACGCACCGGATTTGTAGCTCAGGACGACGTTCTCTACCCTCACTTGACCGTTCGCGAAACCTTGATTTTCTGTTCGCTCCTTCGGTTACCAAAAACACTGTCGAAGAAAGAGAAGGTTCTGGTAGCCGAATCAGTTATAGCGGAGCTGGGATTAGGTAAATGCGAGAATACAATAATCGGAAACACCTTCCTACGTGGCGTTTCAGGAGGTGAAAGAAAGAGAGTGAATATCGCTCACGAAATGCTAATAAATCCGAGTCTGTTAATCCTCGACGAGCCCACATCGGGATTGGATTCGACTGCCGCGTACAGGCTGGTGTTGACGCTGGGTTCACTGGCTCAGAAAGGGAAGACGATAGTGACGTCGATGCATCAACCGTCGAGTAGAGTGTACCAGATGTTTGATTCGGTGTTGGTGTTGAGTGAGGGACGGTGCTTGTACATTGGGAAGGGAAGTGAAGCCATGAATTACTTCGAATCTGTTGGTTTCTCTCCTTGTTTCCCCATGAATCCTGCGGACTTTCTCCTCGATCTCGCTAATG GTATTTGCCAACTTGGTTCAAGTCAAAGAGACAAATCGAACGTAAAGCAATCCCTGATTGATTCTTACAATACAATGCTGGCACCAAAGATTAAAACTGAGTGTTTGATGGAGTCAGCCACTGATGCCACAAGAAATATAGATTTCATTGGGAGCAAACAACATAGAAACAACAGTAGTGACAGAATCAGCATTTCCATTTGGTTCAACCAGTTCTCTATTCTCTTCCAGAGAAGCCTGAAAGAACGTAAACACGAGTCATTCAACATTCTCAGAGTATTCCAGGTAATCACTGCCGCAATACTAGCAGGTCTAATGTGGTGGCATTCGGATTTCCGGGATATTCAGGACCGATTAGgcctcctcttctttctttcaatCTTTTGGGGTGTTTTTCCATCCTCTAATTCCGCATTTGTATTCCCACAAGAACGCGCAATCTTCATGAAAGAAAGGGCTTCCAGTATGTACACACTATCTTCATATTTCATGGCTCGAATAATCGGAGACTTGCCAATGGAGCTGATTCTGCCCACTATATTTCTCACCGCGGCTTATTGGATGACTGGTTTGAAACCCGAATTGAATGCTTTTCTTCTGACTCTGTCAGTTCTGCTTGGTTATGTGCTTGTCTCTCAAGGACTTGGACTTGCTTTAGGTGCAGTAATTATGGATGCTAAACAGGCTTCGACCATAGTTACTGTCACAATGCTAGCATTTGTTCTGACTGGAGGATTTTATGTTCACAAGGTCCCGTCTTGCTTGGCTTGGATCAAGTATGTTTCTTCAACATTTTACAGTTACAGGCTTCTTATCTATGCTCAATACGGGGATGGGGAGAGAATTTCATCGACATTAGGTTGCTCAGACCGGGGAAGCTTTACTGCTAGTTGCAAGTTTATTGAACAAGATGTTGGAGGCCAAATTAGTCCCCTGCTCAATGCTGGTGCCTTGATGTTTATGTTTGTGGGATATAGGTTACTGGCTTACCTTGCTTTGAGGAGaatttaa